A portion of the Streptomyces coeruleoprunus genome contains these proteins:
- a CDS encoding hemolysin family protein, whose translation MNTLQLIFAGLLVLANGFFVGAEFALVSVRRSQIEQIGTKRARKVLHGLENLPQMMAAAQFGITVCSLTLGAVAEPTVARLLEPLFHAIHLPEGLIHPLGYVIALAVVVFLHLVIGEMVPKNLAMADPERTALWLSPGLVGFARLCRPVTAGLGACAQLVLKAFGVEPKDEVEAVFTSAQLGRLVEDSGQAGLLDPAAQERLEDALELGTRPVRDVMIPRTAVVTVPPSVTPAQVEALTVRTGYSRFPVRSEGGGAFLGFLHVKDVLDLEDGERAVPQHVWRPMATLRAELPLDDALTVMRRAATHLAQVADASGRVLGLVALEDVLEMLVGEVRDPSHRLLAEPRPSPESDALPA comes from the coding sequence GTGAACACGCTCCAACTGATCTTCGCGGGGCTCCTCGTGCTCGCGAACGGCTTCTTCGTGGGCGCCGAGTTCGCCCTGGTCTCCGTCCGCCGCAGCCAGATCGAACAGATCGGCACCAAGCGGGCCCGCAAGGTCCTCCACGGCCTGGAGAACCTCCCCCAGATGATGGCCGCCGCGCAGTTCGGCATCACCGTCTGCTCGCTCACCCTCGGCGCGGTCGCCGAGCCGACCGTCGCGCGCCTGCTGGAACCGCTGTTCCACGCGATACACCTCCCCGAGGGCCTGATCCACCCCCTCGGCTACGTCATCGCCCTCGCGGTCGTCGTCTTCCTCCACCTCGTCATCGGCGAGATGGTCCCGAAGAACCTGGCCATGGCGGACCCGGAGCGGACCGCGCTGTGGCTGAGCCCGGGCCTCGTCGGCTTCGCCCGGCTGTGCCGCCCGGTGACCGCGGGCCTCGGCGCCTGCGCCCAGCTCGTCCTCAAGGCCTTCGGCGTCGAACCGAAGGACGAGGTCGAGGCCGTCTTCACCAGTGCCCAGCTCGGCCGCCTCGTCGAGGACTCCGGCCAGGCGGGGCTGCTCGACCCGGCCGCCCAGGAACGCCTGGAGGACGCCCTCGAACTGGGCACCCGCCCCGTACGGGACGTGATGATCCCGCGCACGGCCGTGGTGACGGTGCCCCCGTCGGTCACCCCGGCGCAGGTCGAGGCCCTCACAGTGCGCACGGGCTACTCCCGCTTCCCGGTCCGTTCGGAGGGCGGCGGCGCGTTCCTCGGCTTCCTGCACGTGAAGGACGTCCTGGACCTGGAGGACGGCGAGCGCGCCGTGCCGCAGCACGTGTGGCGGCCCATGGCCACGCTGCGGGCCGAGCTGCCGCTCGACGACGCCCTGACGGTGATGCGCCGCGCGGCCACGCACCTGGCGCAGGTCGCGGACGCGTCGGGGCGGGTGCTGGGTCTTGTGGCGCTGGAGGACGTCCTGGAGATGCTGGTGGGCGAGGTCCGCGACCCGTCCCACCGCCTCCTGGCGGAACCGCGCCCCTCGCCGGAATCGGACGCGCTCCCGGCGTAG
- a CDS encoding AAA family ATPase: MDIGTQGTQAPADLAWLRGVDAYTMGAYPQAEEEFRAAVRIDPGMADGWLGLHALRVDTTTALLRMYHHRERFGEQRARHRRTLNSWYWLGWWVQPVLESPRDLLLAHASHWLDGRHVPELDRALAELPPVDTDAQVRFLHACRAYLVKDWDQLVRHTEPLVDDPLLGIEAGLFGGMARVRLEMYGQAEPLLSAALMRCRSEQPQRKELRYWLARAHEGTGRSAAALPLYRAVHRVDPAFMDTAARLAAIAEYDGIDGSDGSADLAAVSLAGAGAGAGTGPGNGADSGAGSGSTAQDLLDPLDGAEAQGPDGLDVPPSGPAGGSPAGSSPGSSAGPSAGGPAAPVPPGGAREKGGGLPGAAGRGVPPPFPASPTDPALLAEALSELERMVGLEPVKRQVKALSAQLEMARLRAGQGLPVQPPKRHFVFSGPSGTGKTTVARILGRVFYALGLLGGDHLVEAQRADLVGEFLGQTAVKANELIDSALGGVLFVDEAYSLSNSGYSKGDAYGDEALQVLLKRAEDNRDHLVVILAGYPEGMDRLLAANPGLSSRFTTRVDFPSYRPLELTEIGKVLAAANGDLWDDEALDELRSISGHVVDQGWIDELGNGRFLRTLYEKSCAYRDLRLTGYAATPTREDLATLRLPDLMQAYGEVLSGRGPSPHTPQDPPPTSF, translated from the coding sequence ATGGACATCGGCACGCAGGGCACACAGGCCCCGGCCGACCTCGCCTGGCTGCGCGGTGTGGACGCCTACACGATGGGCGCGTACCCCCAGGCCGAGGAGGAGTTCCGGGCCGCGGTGCGGATCGACCCGGGGATGGCCGACGGCTGGCTCGGGCTGCACGCGCTGCGGGTCGACACGACCACGGCGCTGCTGCGCATGTACCACCACCGGGAACGGTTCGGCGAGCAGCGCGCCCGGCACCGGCGGACGCTCAACTCCTGGTACTGGCTGGGCTGGTGGGTCCAGCCCGTGCTGGAGAGCCCGCGCGACCTGCTGCTGGCGCACGCCTCGCACTGGCTGGACGGCCGGCACGTGCCCGAGCTGGACCGGGCCCTGGCGGAGCTGCCGCCGGTCGACACGGACGCCCAGGTCCGCTTCCTGCACGCCTGCCGGGCGTACCTCGTCAAGGACTGGGACCAGCTCGTCCGGCACACCGAGCCCCTGGTGGACGACCCGCTGCTCGGGATCGAGGCCGGGCTGTTCGGCGGCATGGCACGGGTCCGGCTGGAGATGTACGGGCAGGCCGAGCCGCTGCTGTCGGCGGCGCTGATGCGGTGCCGCAGCGAGCAGCCGCAGCGCAAGGAGCTGCGGTACTGGCTGGCGCGGGCGCACGAGGGCACGGGCCGCAGTGCCGCGGCGCTCCCCCTGTACCGGGCGGTGCACCGGGTGGACCCCGCGTTCATGGACACGGCCGCGCGGCTGGCGGCCATCGCCGAGTACGACGGGATCGACGGGTCGGACGGGTCGGCGGACCTGGCGGCGGTGTCCCTGGCCGGGGCGGGCGCCGGGGCCGGCACCGGGCCCGGGAACGGCGCGGACAGCGGGGCCGGGAGCGGGTCGACGGCGCAGGACCTGCTGGATCCGCTGGACGGGGCGGAGGCGCAGGGGCCGGACGGACTGGACGTGCCGCCGTCGGGGCCTGCCGGGGGGAGCCCGGCGGGGTCGTCCCCCGGGTCCTCGGCGGGGCCCTCCGCGGGGGGACCCGCGGCTCCGGTGCCGCCGGGCGGGGCGCGGGAGAAGGGCGGCGGTCTGCCCGGGGCGGCCGGGCGGGGCGTTCCGCCGCCGTTCCCCGCGAGCCCCACCGATCCGGCGCTCCTCGCCGAGGCGCTGTCCGAGCTGGAGCGCATGGTGGGGCTCGAGCCCGTCAAGCGTCAGGTCAAGGCGCTGTCGGCGCAGCTGGAGATGGCCCGGCTGCGCGCCGGGCAGGGGCTGCCCGTGCAGCCGCCGAAACGTCACTTTGTCTTCTCCGGCCCCTCCGGCACCGGCAAGACCACCGTCGCGCGGATCCTCGGCCGGGTGTTCTACGCCCTGGGACTGCTCGGCGGCGACCACCTCGTGGAGGCTCAACGCGCGGACCTCGTCGGTGAGTTCCTGGGGCAGACCGCCGTGAAGGCCAACGAGCTGATCGACTCCGCGCTGGGCGGGGTGCTGTTCGTGGACGAGGCGTACTCGCTGTCCAACTCCGGGTACAGCAAGGGCGACGCGTACGGCGACGAGGCGCTCCAGGTGCTGCTGAAGCGGGCCGAGGACAACCGGGACCACCTGGTGGTCATCCTGGCCGGCTACCCCGAGGGCATGGACCGGCTGCTGGCCGCCAACCCCGGGCTGTCGTCGCGCTTCACCACGCGCGTGGACTTCCCGTCGTACCGGCCGCTGGAGCTGACGGAGATCGGCAAGGTGCTGGCCGCGGCGAACGGGGACCTGTGGGACGACGAGGCGCTGGACGAGCTGCGCTCGATCAGTGGCCATGTCGTGGACCAGGGCTGGATCGACGAGCTGGGCAACGGGCGGTTCCTGCGGACGCTGTACGAGAAGTCCTGCGCGTACCGCGACCTGCGGCTCACCGGGTACGCGGCCACCCCGACCCGCGAGGACCTGGCGACCCTGCGGCTGCCCGACCTGATGCAGGCGTACGGCGAAGTCCTCTCGGGCCGAGGCCCCAGCCCCCACACTCCGCAGGACCCGCCACCGACGTCCTTCTGA
- a CDS encoding peptidase C39 family protein produces MSSSTPRRTVLAAALAAAGAAAASTAPPASAAPPATAPTAPTAPADAAALGGRDGAGGLVDNRFWTSYTDWRCGTAEGVRPVARRRPALVLDAPVGRTDYTDPHSGRTATWEYGRWTSPRHTPAVPATEVIASWNADTPAGTWIAVELSARYTDGTDTPWYVMGRWASGDGDILRTSVDGQRDGRSSVWTDTLAIDDASAGPRLESYRLRLTLHRAPGSGLTPTVWRVGAMASDIPDRFTVPASEPGIARELAVPRYSQNTHVGQYPEYDNGGEAWCSPTSSQMIVEYWGRRPTAGQLAWVDPAYADPQVCHAARFTYDHQYEGCGNWPFNAAYAATYDHLDAVVTRLRSLTDLETLIAADIPVITSQSFLKEELTGAGYGTAGHLMTVIGFTADGDVVANDPASPTNEAVRRVYRRREWENIWLRTKRYNATGKVVSGTGGVCYVYWPTHATPAQRRALAAVGIR; encoded by the coding sequence ATGAGCAGCTCCACCCCGCGCAGAACCGTTCTCGCGGCCGCCCTGGCCGCCGCCGGCGCCGCCGCGGCGTCCACCGCGCCCCCCGCGTCCGCGGCACCGCCCGCCACCGCGCCGACGGCACCCACCGCCCCGGCGGACGCAGCGGCGCTGGGCGGTCGCGACGGAGCCGGCGGGCTGGTCGACAACCGTTTCTGGACCTCGTACACCGACTGGCGCTGCGGTACGGCCGAGGGCGTACGGCCCGTCGCCCGGCGCCGCCCCGCCCTCGTCCTCGACGCGCCCGTCGGCCGCACCGACTACACCGACCCGCACTCCGGCCGTACCGCCACATGGGAGTACGGCCGCTGGACCTCCCCCCGCCACACCCCGGCCGTCCCCGCCACGGAGGTCATCGCGTCCTGGAACGCCGACACGCCCGCCGGCACCTGGATCGCCGTCGAACTCAGCGCCCGCTACACGGACGGCACCGACACCCCGTGGTACGTCATGGGCCGCTGGGCCTCCGGCGACGGCGACATCCTGCGGACCTCGGTCGACGGCCAGCGCGACGGACGCAGCAGCGTCTGGACCGACACCCTGGCGATCGACGACGCCTCGGCGGGCCCGCGCCTGGAGTCGTACCGGCTGCGCCTGACCCTCCACCGCGCCCCGGGCAGCGGGCTCACGCCGACGGTGTGGCGCGTGGGCGCCATGGCCTCCGACATCCCGGACCGCTTCACCGTCCCGGCCTCCGAGCCGGGCATCGCCCGCGAGCTGGCGGTCCCGCGCTACTCGCAGAACACCCATGTCGGCCAGTACCCGGAGTACGACAACGGCGGCGAGGCCTGGTGCAGCCCCACCTCGTCCCAGATGATCGTCGAGTACTGGGGCCGCCGGCCGACCGCCGGACAGCTGGCCTGGGTCGACCCCGCCTACGCGGACCCGCAGGTCTGCCACGCCGCCCGCTTCACGTACGACCACCAGTACGAGGGGTGCGGCAACTGGCCCTTCAACGCCGCCTACGCCGCCACCTACGACCACCTCGACGCCGTGGTCACCCGGCTGCGCTCGCTCACCGACCTGGAGACCCTGATCGCGGCGGACATCCCCGTGATCACCTCCCAGTCGTTCCTCAAGGAGGAGCTGACCGGAGCGGGCTACGGCACCGCCGGCCACCTGATGACCGTGATCGGCTTCACCGCCGACGGCGACGTCGTCGCCAACGACCCGGCGTCCCCCACGAACGAGGCCGTGCGCCGCGTCTACCGGCGGCGCGAGTGGGAGAACATCTGGCTCAGGACGAAGCGGTACAACGCCACCGGCAAGGTCGTCTCCGGCACCGGCGGCGTCTGCTACGTGTACTGGCCCACCCACGCCACACCGGCCCAGCGCCGCGCCCTCGCGGCGGTCGGCATCCGCTGA
- a CDS encoding SCO1431 family membrane protein, with translation MTANAAAAPLVRARTGGPKEDGPTWLEHVLGWVLVVAVAVLVTRAGLL, from the coding sequence ATGACCGCGAACGCAGCCGCCGCCCCCCTCGTCCGAGCCCGCACCGGAGGCCCGAAGGAGGACGGCCCCACCTGGCTGGAGCACGTCCTCGGCTGGGTCCTCGTCGTCGCCGTCGCCGTACTGGTCACCCGCGCCGGGCTGCTCTGA
- a CDS encoding acyl-CoA dehydrogenase family protein, translated as MPDRAPQPVERQLPTEESRDLIALVRDIVQGEIAPRAAEEEEAGHFPRQVFSLLSESGLLGLPYDSGLGGGDQPYEVYLQVLEELAAARLTVGLGVSVHSLSCHALAGYGTKEQQTEHLPAMLGGGLLGGYCLSEPASGSDAASMRTKAVRDGDDWVITGTKAWITHGGIADFYTVMARTGGEGPRGITAFLVPGDAEGLTAAAPEKKMGMKGSPTAQLHFDGVRVPDARRIGEEGQGFTIALSALDSGRLGIAACAIGVAQAALDEATAYAQDRRQFGRPIADFQGLRFMLADMATQIEAGRSLYLAAARLRDAGRPFSRQAAMAKLFCTDAAMKVTTDAVQVLGGYGYTADFPAERYMREAKVLQIVEGTNQIQRVVIARHLLGPESR; from the coding sequence ATGCCCGACCGCGCCCCGCAGCCGGTGGAACGTCAGCTGCCCACGGAGGAGTCCAGGGACCTGATCGCCCTGGTCCGCGACATCGTCCAAGGGGAGATCGCCCCCCGGGCCGCCGAGGAGGAGGAAGCGGGCCACTTCCCGCGCCAGGTCTTCTCGCTCCTCTCGGAATCGGGCCTGCTCGGCCTGCCCTACGACTCCGGTCTCGGCGGCGGGGACCAGCCGTACGAGGTCTACCTCCAAGTCCTGGAGGAGCTGGCCGCCGCCCGCCTCACCGTGGGCCTCGGCGTCAGCGTCCACTCGCTGTCCTGCCACGCCCTCGCCGGCTACGGCACCAAGGAGCAGCAGACCGAGCACCTGCCCGCCATGCTCGGCGGCGGCCTCCTCGGCGGCTACTGCCTCTCCGAGCCGGCCTCCGGCTCCGACGCCGCCTCGATGCGCACCAAGGCGGTCCGCGACGGCGACGACTGGGTCATCACCGGCACGAAGGCCTGGATCACCCACGGCGGCATCGCCGACTTCTACACCGTCATGGCCCGCACGGGCGGCGAAGGCCCGCGCGGCATCACCGCGTTCCTGGTGCCCGGCGACGCCGAGGGCCTGACCGCCGCCGCCCCCGAGAAGAAGATGGGCATGAAGGGCTCGCCCACCGCCCAGCTCCACTTCGACGGCGTCCGCGTGCCCGACGCGCGGCGCATCGGCGAGGAGGGGCAGGGCTTCACGATCGCCCTGTCCGCGCTCGACTCGGGTCGCCTCGGTATCGCCGCGTGCGCCATCGGCGTCGCCCAGGCCGCGCTGGACGAGGCCACGGCCTACGCCCAGGACCGGCGGCAGTTCGGCCGCCCGATCGCCGACTTCCAGGGGCTGCGCTTCATGCTCGCCGACATGGCCACGCAGATCGAGGCCGGCCGCTCCCTCTACCTGGCGGCCGCCCGGCTCAGGGACGCGGGCAGGCCGTTCTCCCGGCAGGCGGCCATGGCGAAGCTGTTCTGCACGGACGCGGCCATGAAGGTGACCACCGACGCCGTGCAGGTACTCGGCGGCTACGGCTACACCGCCGACTTCCCGGCCGAGCGCTACATGCGCGAGGCGAAGGTGCTCCAGATCGTCGAGGGCACCAACCAGATCCAGCGGGTGGTCATCGCCCGTCACCTGCTCGGCCCCGAGAGCCGCTGA
- a CDS encoding Lrp/AsnC family transcriptional regulator, with the protein MEELDRQIVELLVKDGRMSYTDLGKATGLSTSAVHQRVRRLEQRGVIRGYAAVVDPEAVGLPLTAFISVKPFDPSAPDDTPDRLADIPEIEACHSVAGDENYILKVRVATPLELEHLLTRIRSQSGVSTRTTVVLSTPYEARPPRV; encoded by the coding sequence ATGGAGGAGCTGGATCGTCAGATCGTCGAGTTGCTCGTCAAGGACGGGCGCATGAGCTACACCGACCTGGGCAAGGCCACGGGCCTGTCCACCTCGGCGGTGCACCAGCGGGTGCGCCGCCTGGAACAGCGCGGTGTCATCCGCGGCTATGCCGCCGTCGTCGACCCCGAGGCGGTCGGCCTGCCGCTGACCGCTTTCATCTCGGTGAAACCGTTCGATCCCAGCGCCCCCGACGACACGCCCGACCGGCTCGCCGACATCCCCGAGATCGAGGCCTGCCACAGCGTCGCCGGCGACGAGAACTACATCCTCAAGGTGCGCGTCGCGACCCCGCTGGAACTGGAGCACCTGCTCACGCGGATCCGCTCGCAGTCCGGTGTCTCCACCCGGACGACAGTGGTCCTCTCGACCCCGTACGAGGCCCGGCCGCCCCGCGTCTGA